Proteins encoded in a region of the Gemmatimonadaceae bacterium genome:
- a CDS encoding DEAD/DEAH box helicase, with translation MTKKTTSSTSDAGFASLGLDPRLLDALTALGYEEPTPVQRATIPVLLQGRDVLAMAATGTGKTAAFALPLLHRITTDAPPRARLAALVLVPTRELAMQVAEAIHRYGKPFGAAVISLYGGAPMEQQVRSLKRGVDVVIATPGRALDHIRRKTLHLDHVRCVVLDEADEMLDMGFAEDLEAILSELPAERQTALFSATLPARISAIAKAHLRDPEIIRIERPATAPGEVAKVRQVAYLVPRAHKMAALARVLDVEAPESAMVFCRTRTEVDQLTETLVAHGYRAEALHGGLSQDQRDRVMKRFRARGSDLLIATDVAARGLDVKHVTHVVNYDVPWESESYVHRIGRTGRAGREGVAITLAEPREHRMLRNIEGATGQKIDIGTVPSVADLRTRKLEQLRDQVVAILTNEDVDRYRPIVEQLAEEHDVMDIAAAAIRMVARKSESDQEPVEIPSVVPRGGDRDAHMPRPARQSRRDHAGKVGGGAVAKLYIGAGRKLKIRPGDIVGAIAGEANIPIAQIGAVQIGDRHSIVEVPEEKASYIIAKLSASTIKGKKVRVRRDQA, from the coding sequence ATGACCAAGAAGACGACGAGCAGCACCTCCGATGCGGGCTTTGCCTCGCTCGGCCTTGATCCACGGCTGCTCGACGCGCTGACGGCGCTGGGCTATGAAGAGCCAACGCCAGTGCAACGCGCCACGATTCCCGTCCTGCTGCAAGGCCGCGACGTGCTGGCGATGGCCGCAACCGGGACGGGCAAGACCGCGGCCTTTGCCCTGCCGCTCCTGCACCGGATCACGACCGACGCTCCGCCCCGCGCGCGGCTTGCCGCGCTGGTGCTCGTGCCGACCCGTGAACTTGCCATGCAAGTGGCGGAGGCGATTCATCGGTACGGCAAACCGTTTGGCGCCGCCGTGATTTCATTGTACGGTGGCGCGCCCATGGAACAGCAGGTGCGTTCACTCAAGCGCGGTGTTGACGTGGTCATCGCGACCCCGGGACGCGCCCTCGATCACATTCGCCGCAAGACACTGCACCTGGATCATGTGCGGTGTGTCGTGCTGGATGAAGCCGATGAAATGCTCGACATGGGGTTTGCCGAGGATCTCGAGGCGATCTTGAGCGAGTTGCCGGCGGAGCGGCAAACGGCACTGTTCAGCGCGACGCTGCCGGCGCGCATCTCGGCCATCGCCAAGGCGCACTTGCGTGACCCGGAGATCATCCGGATCGAGCGGCCCGCGACGGCCCCGGGAGAGGTAGCGAAGGTTCGCCAGGTCGCCTATCTGGTGCCGCGCGCGCACAAGATGGCGGCGCTGGCCCGGGTGCTCGATGTGGAGGCGCCCGAGAGCGCCATGGTGTTCTGCCGGACGCGCACCGAGGTAGATCAACTCACCGAGACCCTGGTGGCGCATGGATATCGCGCCGAGGCCCTGCACGGCGGCCTCAGTCAGGATCAGCGCGATCGCGTGATGAAGCGGTTCCGGGCGAGGGGAAGCGACCTGTTGATCGCCACGGATGTCGCCGCCCGCGGCCTCGACGTGAAGCACGTGACCCACGTGGTCAACTACGACGTGCCGTGGGAGTCGGAGAGCTACGTGCATCGCATCGGACGCACCGGGCGTGCGGGGCGCGAAGGGGTGGCCATCACGCTGGCCGAGCCGCGCGAGCACCGGATGCTGCGCAACATCGAGGGTGCCACGGGACAGAAGATCGACATCGGGACCGTGCCTTCGGTGGCCGACTTGCGCACCCGGAAGCTCGAGCAGTTGCGGGATCAGGTGGTGGCGATCCTCACCAACGAGGATGTTGATCGCTACCGGCCGATCGTCGAGCAGCTGGCTGAAGAGCATGACGTGATGGACATTGCCGCGGCGGCCATTCGCATGGTCGCGCGCAAGAGTGAAAGCGACCAGGAACCGGTGGAAATTCCGAGCGTCGTTCCGCGCGGGGGAGACCGTGACGCGCACATGCCGCGTCCGGCACGCCAGTCACGGCGTGATCATGCCGGCAAGGTGGGCGGCGGGGCGGTGGCCAAGCTGTACATCGGCGCCGGTCGCAAGCTGAAGATCCGCCCCGGCGACATCGTCGGCGCGATTGCCGGCGAGGCCAACATCCCGATCGCCCAGATCGGCGCCGTGCAGATCGGCGACCGGCATTCGATAGTTGAAGTGCCCGAGGAGAAAGCGAGCTACATCATCGCCAAGCTCTCGGCGAGCACCATCAAGGGAAAGAAGGTGCGGGTACGCCGCGATCAGGCGTAG
- a CDS encoding outer membrane beta-barrel protein yields the protein MRRFTLMLASLLVLGAVPAYAQTGLFVGAQVTGASLNYKDAAQNLDFGSGYGVHAGLTLGSSLGVLVNYDKNTLGSSGGNTDLGQWDLLGRLRFIGAGPLKTYLTAGITGRTAASKIYNGTTGDFDFSGTNPTAGLTAQFMVTPKLAIDGGLLWTFGKFNDTGGYSASRVEATGSRVSVGASFYLFGGN from the coding sequence ATGCGGAGATTCACGCTGATGCTCGCCTCACTGCTCGTGCTGGGCGCCGTTCCGGCGTACGCACAGACCGGACTGTTCGTCGGTGCGCAGGTGACCGGTGCCTCGCTCAACTACAAGGACGCGGCGCAGAATCTGGACTTTGGGTCCGGCTATGGCGTTCATGCCGGATTGACGCTGGGCAGCTCGCTCGGCGTGCTCGTGAACTACGACAAGAACACGCTGGGTTCGTCGGGAGGTAACACCGACCTCGGACAGTGGGACCTGCTCGGACGGCTGCGGTTCATTGGCGCCGGCCCGCTGAAGACCTACCTGACGGCCGGCATTACGGGACGCACCGCCGCTTCGAAGATCTACAACGGCACCACGGGCGATTTCGACTTCAGCGGGACCAACCCGACCGCCGGACTTACCGCGCAGTTCATGGTGACGCCCAAGCTGGCGATCGACGGCGGCCTGCTCTGGACGTTCGGCAAGTTCAATGACACCGGCGGTTACTCGGCGTCCCGCGTGGAAGCGACTGGCTCGCGTGTCTCGGTCGGGGCCAGCTTCTACCTCTTCGGCGGCAACTGA